AACGACATTCCACCCATAATCGAGAATCAATCCAGATCAACTTCCATAGCTGACCAGGAGATGATGATATGACGAAAATTAACCTTAAAAATATAAGCATAAACTCTGTCAGCAATAGCTCAGCAGTGAATACAGGCGTAAATGTGCATCATAACTGGAAGCATCGGGGCAACAGCTCGGAGGGATTTGGAGTTATAGAAGGTAAATCAAACAGAATTTTCAACAACACAACCTCTTCACACCGAAAAAACGGAGAGAATCGAAATGGATAACCAAGATCTCGTTAAGATGATCCAACATCTCAATGAAAAAATGGATTCCATGCAGAAGAATGAATACCATTTTCATATTGACAAACTGACAGTCGAACACCTTCAATTGGAGGAATTAGCCTATCATCTTGAAAAGATTGATATAAAAGAACTTAGCGGAATGATGAATTTAGGAAATATGTTCAGTCCCGATCTCAAGACAGTAAAATCCCAATCAAAAAAACCTTTTGAGAAGAAGTCTGATAATGAACGAGATCAACCACCGAACATCAGCAGCAAACACCAAGATGAGAAGAGGGACGAACCAGCTTTAAGTGTTGTAATCAATGGCAAAGAAATTTTTCCGAATGGAGGGAGGAGTTAATTTGAAAACATTAAGCCCTGTCTTTTACATAGGGACTATCCAAATCGGGACTGTCCAGGATGCTTCATGTGTGAATTTCGGCAACAGTTTCCCAAAGGATTTTACAAGTCAAAAAAATCAAAACCAGGGCTTCGGAAGTATTAGTGGGGATAATAATGATATACATGACATCATATCAAGGCTTACTCAAAGAAATATCGCTGAAATCTTCGGAGATACAGGAGGAGATGAACAGCAGCCAGAATGGCTCGAAAATCTTTTGAAATCCCAGCAGGTCCAAATTGAACAAGAATGAAGAGGCCCATCGTTATGAATCGCGGGGCCTCTTTTTTAATGCAACAGATCATCTCTTTTATCAATATACAAATTCCCATCAGGCTGTAGTTCTGCATAAAAGACATCCTCTACTGATTGGACACCGGCCTGTTGCAGCTGCGTCTCCAGCCAGCTTTGATCCTTCTTCATCTTTGAGAGATTTTGGGCATTCACTTGTCCATCAGATACCAATTCTGTTGATAGCGGGACAAGTTTATCGGTAGACATCGTTATTTGCAAGTCACTTTTTGTAACGGTCTGTTTGCTATCCTTTTTCAAGACAGAAAGTTTTCCATCTGTTTCAAAAATGGCATAATCGACATCATTCATGGAAAAAATGCTCTTCTCACGGAGCATCGCTTGTAGAGTGTCTATGTCAAGACGCGTCTGCCTGAGAGCATCCTCCATTATCTTTCCTTTTTTCACAACAATCACCGGGTCGCCCATCAGCAGCTTCCGGACTTTTTTGGATTTTAGATGAATTTGATCGGTTAAAACTGTAAAAACGGCCCATCCTAGTAACGCAATAATTCCATTTGTTATACTTACGCTCGGATTGACTACAAGTGCAGCAGCTATAGACCCAAATGCGATAGCAGATACCAGGTTGAAAAACGTCATTTGGCTGATTTCTTTTATGCCAGACCATCGTGCCATGGAAAATAAGACAATAAAGCCAATTGCGATTCTGAGCAATAATTCTAACTGATTCAATCATGATCCCGCCTTATCTATTGTTTTCTAAATTATTTGCTAAAAGGCGGATTACTATTCTATGTGACAGATTTTATGATTTCAATTTCTTTGTCATCTTTAATGAAACTAAAATTGCGGACAAGTTCATTTTTATCTCCTATTACTGAAAAACTATTATTTGTTTTTGTAGTCGAGAGAAAATTCAAACTTACATTTGTTCCGAAAAATACTCCGGATGAACTGGAGATACTATTGATATTAATTTTTCCAAAGGTAATTTTAATGGAATTCATCATTTTTAAAAAGCCTGCCCCTGACTGGTCGGCTGTATATCCGGATCCGCATTAGGCAGGTCGACTCCATCATTGTCACTGATGAAATGCATGTTTCCGAAGTAAACATTTCCCTGGCCTGTGCCAAAAATGCCGTTGTTTTGCTTGGTTGGTGAATTCCATCCGGTTTGTGCATTACCACCGATAAAGACACCAGCATTACTTTGCATCGAATTGACATTTATTGAATTAAATAAAACGCTATTTGCCATGTTTGATCCCTCCCTGAAAAAAGGCCTTTAATAAAATTATTCGGTCCGCGGAGGATATGTGAATTTTGCTTGGTATAGTGAGCAGGGATACAGTTTTAATAGGAGTGGTCGAATATTGAGGGAAGAGGGAGGGATTATAGACAGAACAAAAAGAAGGTCCCAGAGGAACCTTCTTCATTTTACAAAACTAATATTATAGTTTTGTTACGTTAGCAGCTTGTGGTCCGCGAGCGCCTTGCTCAACGTCGAAAGATACTTTTTGACCTTCGTCTAATGATTTGAAACCTTCAGATTGGATAGCAGAGAAGTGTACGAATACGTCGTCTCCACCTTCGCGCTCGATGAATCCAAAACCTTTTTCTGCGTTAAACCATTTTACTGTACCTTGTTCCATTTCTTGTTACCTCCCAGTGCATTTGCACATTATGTTACTATCCTTGCCCAAAGTGATCATTAAGACGAAATAATTTCTATCCTTTACACCGAACAAAAATAATTCTACTTCATCATAACAGATACTGGAATCAATAGCAAACATTAATGGAAGATTTCATTCTAATTGCCTATTTATGCCCCAGCACTCGCCAATTATTCTCACAAGCAGCTCCGATTCTCCCATGTCTCTGGTTATATTCTGCTCTGCCATGTCTGCCGATGGTAGTTGGGAGGGACGCTGTATGATCAGGAGGCCGCGACACGCGAAAGGATCAGCGCTAAAGCTGTTCTTTTTTCTATTTTATATAATACCTTGAGAGCAAAGCTAAGTATGTAACGCCTGATATTTAATGGTTATATATGGTATCATCAACTTAAAAGGATTTAACATGAGGGGGATTGGAAATTGATTAAAAAAATGAAAAAGTCTTCAACAGACAAGTCTATAAGTGGTGTTTGTGGAGGCATTGCTGAGTATTTTGGCATATCCTCTTTTGCGGTGAGACTATTATTTTTATTATTACCTGGCGTAAACATTCTAATCTATTTAACTCTAACTAATACGATGGCTGATCAGCCCCCGTCTTTATATTAAAAAAACTGGTGCCTCAATCCAAGGTGATTGTAGCACCAGTTTTTAGTATCTTTAGCTTAATTGATCATGGATCATTTGAAACTTTTACCAATCGAGAACGTACTAGTACTAGATGGTGTAGGGAAGGTGAAATAGTTTATGCTTCAAAACCTTACTCTTGGCCAAAGTTCAATCTTCACTATAAATGAAAAGCAGCAAATTATAAAGGTGTGGTATTCATGAAAAGGGTTATGTTTTTATGCATTTTATTAGCTCCGATCATCCTATGGGGATGCAGCCAAAATGAGGGGAGGTTTGACCATGCAGCACTCAAAGAAGAATTTAACAAAGAAGGAATCTTCCCAAAGCTTCCGACGAAGTTCCCAATAACCATTGTCGAGTATGAACGGGTTATTCCTCCTCACGAAACAAAAATAAACGAGGTGATTTTCAAAGGAGTAGAAGGAGGAATGCAGTTTTCATTGACTATACAACCAATCCCGGTTGAATATGTCAATTTTGAAGGTGAAAAAGTTAAGGTTAACGGAATTAGCGGTTTCTATACAGCGGGACCAGGTTCATCGATTCATTGGAGTGATGGGGATTATCATTACATATTGACATCTTATATAGATAAAAACGGAACTAAGGAAAAAATGGTTGAAACAGCTGAGTCCTTTGAATAAGAAAATGGCTATCTTCATCAACTACCTTTTGCTAATCTAGGTTGAACAATGGATATTATCTGAATTCCTTATCGAACAGAGAAAGCACGTGTAAGAGACAGAAAATTTCATTCACTCATGTTTTGTTGATTTTTCTCAAGATATTATTAAAGGAGATCCATAATGCCAGTGATTTTAATTAGTCTTTTTTCAGCTATAATTATTGTTATTACGGTTTATTCAATGGTGAAAGTTTTAAGTATCGCCTATAAAAGAGAAGAAATTTCCGTTCTGAAATTTAGAGTTTTAGCAACTTCCTTTATCGCAACAGGTATCTTAGTTGCTGTATTGTTGCCTTTTGGTTATCAAAGGCTTTTCGATTTAATCCTTTAAAATCAAGCAGTATCACAAATAATCAAAAAGCTGCCATCCCATTGAACTTTAACACTTTTAAAACATTCTAAAGAAAGATCCATTATGATCTCCAGTAAAAAAAGGGGGAGTAACTACAAGCCTAAAGGCCTGCAAGCTACTCCCTTTTTCCTCATTGACTCATGAACACACTTTCTTGTTGGTGTGTTTCAGTTAATCCTAATCCCTTTATAGTTTCTAAGCAGCTTTTCTTAAGTGTTTGAAGCTGCCTTTGGATAGGACCGTTTTTTCCAGTCTGTGGCCCATCATGCCAGCGAATACGGCAAGGATAATATCTTTTGGAAGCGGGGCAACCATCCAAAGCCATGCCATTGTATAGGTAAATCCTTCAGGAGCAGCTGCCCAAAATTTATAGGCAAAATACATCCAATTTGTCCCGAATACATAATTGATGACGAGACCGATTAATGAAGCAATAACAAAAGCAGAAAGAGTCCTGTTCTTTTCGACGACTTTGCCTACGGCATAAGCGGTTAAAATGAAAGAAAGAATAAATCCGAATGTTGGACTGATAATAGTAGAAAAACCAGCTCCAAATTTAGCGAAGATTGGGACGCCTACTAATCCTACTAATGCGTAGACAGTCATTGAAATCGCTCCTAATCTGCTGCCGAGGATGGTCCCAGCTAATATGGCAAAGAAGGTTTGCAGTGTGATCGGTACACCCCCAACGACCATGAACGGAACAAAAGAGGTAATATTTGCTCCAATAGCCATCAGGCCGACAAACATAGATGCCAGAGTTAAATCTAATGCTTTGAACTTCATGTGTGATGCTCTCCTTTTACGTAATATACATAAAGAATAAACTTTCCGAATATTTAATGTCAACCTAAAAATATACAAGTTAACAAATAATGATTAAAAGGGACGGAGAAGCTGGGGATGGTTTATTTTAAGAGAGAGTACAACGCAGAAATGTATAAAAACAAGGTGCACGGAAAAAAATCCGTGCACCTTCGCTTATCTAATGCGGTTATTCAATGCCCGTTCTGGCAACGGCCGCTCTATATCCTTGTTTTTGTCTGTTTCTAAAGCGGGATTTTCTTTTGGGTCATCCTTGTAATCTTCAAAAGCGGGTTCTCCCATATCAAGTTTGCCTGGACTAAAAGCATTTGTAGGGTATTTTTTAGTGTGTTTCTTTTCTACGTTATAGCCGGAAATGGAATTGTTAACTGGATGATCTTTTTCGTCTTTAATTTTTTCAATTGAACCAATGGCTTCCTGCTCGTTTTTATATGACTTAAGGATATGCTTTTTTTCAATTTCCATTTCAATCAGCCTCCTATCGGTTTTATTTATATATACCCAGGAAATGGTTCGCACTAACTTTTACAAAATCCCGCTTAACGGTCTTTTTTTTCACAGTTTCTGATAAACTATTTTTAAAAAGAATCTGAAATAGGGAAAAAGGGGATCGTGATTGTGAAGAAAAAGCTAATATGGATAGGGACTGGAACGGTTATGGCGATTTTCATTCTATTGATTGCAGCTGGCAATTACTTTTATAATGTGGCCATCAATCGTGGTGAGGAATCTGTTGACCTTCATGGTGGCGGGAAAAGTGTCACGGCTGCCAAACTGTTAAGTGAAGAGGAGGAGCAGAGGAAGCTGGAGGAAATCACCGACTGGACTGCAAAACAGGATTTTGAGCTGGTAGAAATAGAATCAGAAGACGGACTAAAGCTGAAGGCACGTTTTTTAAAGAATGACACCCCATCAGGTAAAGCAGTGATTCTTGCCCATGGATATAAAGGAAACAGTGAGCAAATGCCTGGGATCACGAAGTTTTATTATGAGCAGGGGTATGATATTCTTAAGCCTGATGCGAGGGGACACGGTCTTAGCGAAGGTGATTATATAGGGTATGGCTGGCATGATCGCAGAGATTATGTTCGATGGTCAAGTTTTTTAGCTGAAGAAGCTGGAGCAGAATCAATTTTCTTGCATGGCTTCTCCATGGGTGCAGCAACGGTCCTTATGGCGAGCGGCGAAAAACTGCCGGAGCAGGTCAAGGGAATCATTGCTGACAGTGGATATACGACGGTTCTTGAAGAATTAAGCCACCAATTGAAGTATCTGTACAAGCTGCCCTCTTTTCCGGTCATGCAGATTACAAGTGTCATTACGAAGATCAGGGCAGATTATACATTCGCTGAAGCGTCGGCAATTGACAGTGTTGCAAAAAATAAACTCCCGCTACTCATCATTCACGGAGATCAGGATGCACTTGTGCCAACTGAAATGGGAAAACGTTTATTTGAGGAAGCTAATAGCGAGAAAGAACTTTGGATTGTGCCGGGAGCTGGGCACACGGAGGCATATACAATTGCTGAAGATGAATATCAAGAAAAATTAAAGGCGTTCTGGAAAAAAGCCATAGGAAATTAGGTGAATTGAATGCAATCAATTGAAAGAATCGGCGAGCGATTTTGGTATATGACGCCGGTTTCTGACACAGACAGGCCAATCCTCGGAATCGTTACAGGCAGCGAAAAAACACTTATGATAGACGCCGGAAATTCTGAGGCACACGCCAGCCTTTTTATGGAAATGGTAAAGGAAAAGGGAGTGGATTTGCCTTCTTATGTAGTTTTGACCCACTGGCATTGGGACCATATTTTCGGCCTGTCGGCGCTGGAAAATACGCTATCCATCTCTTCGACGAAGACTAAGAAAGAAATGGAAAAGCTGCGCCCATTATCCTGGTCCAATGAGGCAATCGATCAAAGGGTCACAGAAGGAACAGAGATTGAATTTTGCGCGAATGCGATAAAACTGGAGTTTCCAGATAAGCGGGACATTACCATCACTCTGCCTGTAATGACTTTCGAAGGTGAAGTTGAGGTCGACCTTGGCGGCATCACATGCTTCATTAAGCATGTGGGTGGCGACCATGCTGATGATTCAGTGGTCATCTATGTCAAAGAGGAAAAGATATTGTTCCTGGCAGACTGCTTTTACCCAGATATTTTTTCAGAAAAAGACAACTATACAGTCAATGGAATCAGGGAATTATTGAATAAACTTGAAGCTTTTGATGCTGACCATTATATTCTGTCGCATACCGGCATCTTGTCTAAGCAACAGTTCGCTGATGAAGTTAAACTCCTTAGGTCTATCGCGGATTTGACTGAAAGGCATAAAGGAGATTCAACAATGATCATCGAGCAATACAGGAACCAAACTTGCAGGGAGCTTACCGAGGACGAACTTGAAACAGTTCATTTTTTCGTCAATGGATATGAAATATAGTAAACATCAAAACACATCTGAAATGGTGTGTTTTTGTGTTTTGTAAAGGGAATATATTATTTGGGTGTTGGGGTAATAATCAGGTGATTCCGACTGGATTAGAAGTTTAGTACAATAGCAAACTAGCCTTTTAAAAAGTATGGACAAAGTATAAATCGGTAAGGAAAACATATATCTCATAAAGGATACAAAAGGAGGAGATATCATGCCAGAAGGAAAACATGAGATTGTCATTGATGTTCCAATCGAACAGGTCTGGGATTTCGTGAAAGACATGGACAACTGGGCGCCATTGTTGCCCGGATATATCAGCCATGAAAAATTGAACGAAAAACAGTCCAATTGGACATTCAAGGAAACTGTAGGTGTATTGAAGAAAAAAATCAGTTTGCAGGTGAGCATCAAGGAATGGATTGAGCCGACTAGAGTGACATTTGATTTGAAGGGGATTAATGAAAACATGACTGGGAACGGATATTTTAACGCAGAAGCGTTGGACAAAAACCGGACAAAGATGACTGGTTATCTGGCAATGACCGCAGAAGGCGCACTTGCACCGGTCATGAATGCCGTAATGAAGACTTCACTGCCGAAAAGCGGGCAAGAACTGACGATCTCAATCGCACAAAAGCTTGAGGAAAGAAAAGTGATTCGATAAAATGAGAGGGAGCCGGCAAACAGCTGGCTCCCTAGTCGGTTTTTTCAATTTTTACAGGTCCGTCAATCCGACCTCTTTTATCAAAGTAAACTAGAATAGAATCACCACTTTCAATATTCTCGCTGTCTGGAATTTTTTCTTTTTTAAAATAAATGCTTTTGCCATCTTTACTTGCTCCGTAATATCCAGAATCATCACTCTCACTGATTGTGTATTCCTCAGCAATATATTGAGTTTCAGTCTCGTTTGAAGCTCTTTTTGCTTCATCCATTTCAACCTTCAAGTAAATCATCAATCCAAGAAGCATGGTCAATAAGAACAGGAACAATACCCTCATCATTCATCCTCCACTGCTTAATCCGTAAACATTATATGTAGAAGGCTTGTCTAAATGACTTAATCATTTAAAAAGTTTGCTATAATGATAGGAAAAACTGCAGGATGGACAGAAGGGTTTGACACATGACGAAACTTTACGAAGCCGATTTATATGAGCCGATCCGCAAGCATTTTATAAAACTAGGCTATCGTGTCAATGGTGAGGTGCACGATTGCGATTTAACCGCTGTCAAGGATGACAATCTCATAATCGTGGAATTAAAACTAACTCTGAATATCGATCTATTGCTTCAGGCTACTAGAAGGCAGCGCCTGACAGACCTTGTTTATATTGCCATTCCTAAACCAAAAAGGATCACCAGGAAACGCTGGAATGATATCACCCAATTGATCCAAAGGCTTGAACTGGGCCTGATTATCGTATCATTTGCTGGTAACCGGAAAAAAGTTGAATTCAAAATACACCCCGAACCTTATAAACGTATGGCAAGCAAGAATACCAGGAAAAAAGCAGCGCTGATCAAGGAGATAGAAGGAAGAAGCGCCGACTATAATATTGGCGGCAGCAGCAAAACCAAGATCATGACTGCCTACAAAGAAAACTGCATCCAAATTGCCTGTTATCTTGAAAAGCTAGGCCAACTGTCTCCGAAAGCCCTGGTTGCTCTTGGAACAGGAAATAAAACGCCTTTGATTCTTCAGAAAAACTATTATAAATGGTTTGAACGAGTGGAGCGAGGCATTTATGTAATTACAGAGCAAGGAAGGTCCGAACTAAAAGACTACCCAGAACTCGTGGAGTACTATTTAAGTAAACTTGATCAGGAATCCTGATTTTATGGAACATACTGTGTAGTAAGTAATCTAAAGGTGGTTTTTAATCGCAAGTGGACTGGGCAGAAACAATGAAGTTTTCTGCCCCTTTTTTTATGCTTTTTCAAGTAGATTCTCATCGATTATCGCTTGTAAAACGTTAAATTCATTTTGATCAATCGCGGTCATTGTTTGAAGGACACTATCAATCAGGAATTTTCTTGGTGAGGATGAACGAAGGATTTCTTCCTCAATGAAATTAAGCTTCCTTACATAATCTATGTTAGTACAATTAAGCTTCTTCATGCGTGAAATAATCGAATGAACTTTAACCCTCCAGTCAAGCTCCTCTGTATTAGAAACGGGCAGCCACTTATCCATAATTTCAGGGGGCACTAATTGTTCCCCGGAAAATACAAGCTCATCCAGCATATTCAGAATTCGAGTGACACTATAGCGTACAACAAGCTGTAAACTGGATGTTTCGCTGGTTGCTTTACGGTGAAACCTGATGTTCTGAAGGAGAATGCCATTAAGCATGATCGCTGCATCGAGAAGATAAGGCTGGGTACTTTCATCAGTTATCTGTCCCAGGCGTTCAGCGAACCAGCGTAACACCTTCAATTGTCCCACCTCGATGAATTGCTTCAATTCTTTGTCTCCCGAGAAAAACACTTCTTCAAAAAGAGGAATGATTTTATTCTCTCGGTTAGCTGTCATATGGTATTCAATTTGACTGATAAAAATTTCTGCGTCTCCAGGATCTTTACCAAGCAACATGCCATTCCGTTCATTCTCCATCTTGCGGAAAGCTGTCCTGAAAATATCCATGAGCAGCTCGTTTTTAGATGAGAAATAATTATAGAAGGTTCCTTTTGATATTCCGCTGTAATCAAGGATATCCTGAATAGAGGTAGCCTGGAATCCTTTTTCTATGAAAAGCTGATGTGCTTTTTCAATAACATGCCTTTTTCTGTCGTTCATTTCATCACCTTGACCTTTTTGTACCGGTTGTATAAAAAATATACTACATCAAATTTTCGGACATTACAAATCCCTTTGTTAAGGTGATTTAAAAACGTTGCAAAAATTGTACCGTTGGTATATGCTAAGTTCTATGCAATTACATTGTTGACAAATTTGTGAACAATTTAGGGGGAAATAGAATGGAACAAAATATGCAGACACCCGACAAACCGCCTTACGGTATACTCGCAGTATTAATTGTTGGAGCTTTTATTGCATTTTTAAATAATACATTGTTAAATATAGCTTTGCCATCCATCATGACTGACTTGAAAGTTGAGGCGACGACAGTCCAATGGCTGACAACTGGCTTCATGCTCGTAAGTGGTGTCATGATTCCGCTTAGTGCCTATTTGATTCAAAAGTATTCGGTCAGACAATTATTCCTGGCAGCAATGGGTCTATTCACAGCAGGTACCATCTTAGCCGGAGCAGCCCACGTATTCCCGCTTTTATTGGCAGGGCGTATGATCCAGGCCTCCGGTACGGCAATCATGATGCCGTTATTGATGAATGTTATGCTTGTTAGCTTCCCGATTGAGAAACGCGGAACTGCAATGGGAGTATTCGGTTTGGTACTAATGTTCGCACCAGCGATAGGTCCGACACTTTCAGGCTGGCTCATCGAGCACTACGATTGGAGGATGCTTTTCCACTTTGTGACGCCAATCGCAGCACTTGTCTTGTTACTAGGATTTTTCATGTTAAAAGATAAAAAAGAAAAAGTGTATATGCGTCTTGACATCATTTCATTATCATTGTCGAGCATCGGCTTTGGCGGGCTTTTGTACGGCTTCAGTTCTGCCGGTTCGAAGGGGTGGGATAGTCCGCATGTATATTTAACCTTAGCAATCGGCGCAATCGCATTGATTGTCTTTATTCTTCGTCAATTAAAACAGGATAATCCGATGCTGAACTTCAGGATATATAAGTATCCAATGTTCGCATTATCCTCCGTGATCTCTATGATCGTGACAATGGCGATGTTCTCAGGTATGCTGCTATTGCCGATTTATGTACAGACCATCCGAGGAATTTCTCCACTGGATGCAGGGTTGATGTTATTGCCAGGCGCGATTGCCATGGCGATCATGTCTCCTGTCACAGGACGATTATTTGACAAATTCGGCGGCCGTGCCTTGGCGATTATTGGTTTGGCCATTACGCTTGTGACTAGTTATTATTTCAGCAAACTCTCAATGGAAACAACGTACACACAGCTAATCATCCTTTACACAGTGCGTATGTTCGGTATGTCGATGGTGAACATGCCTGTTAACACAAACGGACTAAATCAGCTGCCTGCACG
The window above is part of the Mesobacillus jeotgali genome. Proteins encoded here:
- a CDS encoding DUF421 domain-containing protein is translated as MNQLELLLRIAIGFIVLFSMARWSGIKEISQMTFFNLVSAIAFGSIAAALVVNPSVSITNGIIALLGWAVFTVLTDQIHLKSKKVRKLLMGDPVIVVKKGKIMEDALRQTRLDIDTLQAMLREKSIFSMNDVDYAIFETDGKLSVLKKDSKQTVTKSDLQITMSTDKLVPLSTELVSDGQVNAQNLSKMKKDQSWLETQLQQAGVQSVEDVFYAELQPDGNLYIDKRDDLLH
- a CDS encoding cold-shock protein; this encodes MEQGTVKWFNAEKGFGFIEREGGDDVFVHFSAIQSEGFKSLDEGQKVSFDVEQGARGPQAANVTKL
- a CDS encoding PspC domain-containing protein, whose translation is MIKKMKKSSTDKSISGVCGGIAEYFGISSFAVRLLFLLLPGVNILIYLTLTNTMADQPPSLY
- a CDS encoding biotin transporter BioY → MKFKALDLTLASMFVGLMAIGANITSFVPFMVVGGVPITLQTFFAILAGTILGSRLGAISMTVYALVGLVGVPIFAKFGAGFSTIISPTFGFILSFILTAYAVGKVVEKNRTLSAFVIASLIGLVINYVFGTNWMYFAYKFWAAAPEGFTYTMAWLWMVAPLPKDIILAVFAGMMGHRLEKTVLSKGSFKHLRKAA
- a CDS encoding alpha/beta hydrolase, with amino-acid sequence MKKKLIWIGTGTVMAIFILLIAAGNYFYNVAINRGEESVDLHGGGKSVTAAKLLSEEEEQRKLEEITDWTAKQDFELVEIESEDGLKLKARFLKNDTPSGKAVILAHGYKGNSEQMPGITKFYYEQGYDILKPDARGHGLSEGDYIGYGWHDRRDYVRWSSFLAEEAGAESIFLHGFSMGAATVLMASGEKLPEQVKGIIADSGYTTVLEELSHQLKYLYKLPSFPVMQITSVITKIRADYTFAEASAIDSVAKNKLPLLIIHGDQDALVPTEMGKRLFEEANSEKELWIVPGAGHTEAYTIAEDEYQEKLKAFWKKAIGN
- a CDS encoding MBL fold metallo-hydrolase, translating into MQSIERIGERFWYMTPVSDTDRPILGIVTGSEKTLMIDAGNSEAHASLFMEMVKEKGVDLPSYVVLTHWHWDHIFGLSALENTLSISSTKTKKEMEKLRPLSWSNEAIDQRVTEGTEIEFCANAIKLEFPDKRDITITLPVMTFEGEVEVDLGGITCFIKHVGGDHADDSVVIYVKEEKILFLADCFYPDIFSEKDNYTVNGIRELLNKLEAFDADHYILSHTGILSKQQFADEVKLLRSIADLTERHKGDSTMIIEQYRNQTCRELTEDELETVHFFVNGYEI
- a CDS encoding SRPBCC family protein; protein product: MPEGKHEIVIDVPIEQVWDFVKDMDNWAPLLPGYISHEKLNEKQSNWTFKETVGVLKKKISLQVSIKEWIEPTRVTFDLKGINENMTGNGYFNAEALDKNRTKMTGYLAMTAEGALAPVMNAVMKTSLPKSGQELTISIAQKLEERKVIR
- a CDS encoding DUF2161 family putative PD-(D/E)XK-type phosphodiesterase — its product is MTKLYEADLYEPIRKHFIKLGYRVNGEVHDCDLTAVKDDNLIIVELKLTLNIDLLLQATRRQRLTDLVYIAIPKPKRITRKRWNDITQLIQRLELGLIIVSFAGNRKKVEFKIHPEPYKRMASKNTRKKAALIKEIEGRSADYNIGGSSKTKIMTAYKENCIQIACYLEKLGQLSPKALVALGTGNKTPLILQKNYYKWFERVERGIYVITEQGRSELKDYPELVEYYLSKLDQES
- a CDS encoding TetR/AcrR family transcriptional regulator gives rise to the protein MNDRKRHVIEKAHQLFIEKGFQATSIQDILDYSGISKGTFYNYFSSKNELLMDIFRTAFRKMENERNGMLLGKDPGDAEIFISQIEYHMTANRENKIIPLFEEVFFSGDKELKQFIEVGQLKVLRWFAERLGQITDESTQPYLLDAAIMLNGILLQNIRFHRKATSETSSLQLVVRYSVTRILNMLDELVFSGEQLVPPEIMDKWLPVSNTEELDWRVKVHSIISRMKKLNCTNIDYVRKLNFIEEEILRSSSPRKFLIDSVLQTMTAIDQNEFNVLQAIIDENLLEKA
- a CDS encoding DHA2 family efflux MFS transporter permease subunit — protein: MEQNMQTPDKPPYGILAVLIVGAFIAFLNNTLLNIALPSIMTDLKVEATTVQWLTTGFMLVSGVMIPLSAYLIQKYSVRQLFLAAMGLFTAGTILAGAAHVFPLLLAGRMIQASGTAIMMPLLMNVMLVSFPIEKRGTAMGVFGLVLMFAPAIGPTLSGWLIEHYDWRMLFHFVTPIAALVLLLGFFMLKDKKEKVYMRLDIISLSLSSIGFGGLLYGFSSAGSKGWDSPHVYLTLAIGAIALIVFILRQLKQDNPMLNFRIYKYPMFALSSVISMIVTMAMFSGMLLLPIYVQTIRGISPLDAGLMLLPGAIAMAIMSPVTGRLFDKFGGRALAIIGLAITLVTSYYFSKLSMETTYTQLIILYTVRMFGMSMVNMPVNTNGLNQLPARYYPHGTAMNNTMQQVSGAIGTALLVTVMSMRAESYGKELAASALKEASAAGKAVTPAVQAEMEQQIAMQAMLQGINDAFYVTVFLSAIALVLAFFIKRATQAEDTIGKKAPVKKHSPKLVNN